Proteins co-encoded in one Malus domestica chromosome 09, GDT2T_hap1 genomic window:
- the LOC103444226 gene encoding protein FAR1-RELATED SEQUENCE 11 → MMSEDAGLRNDNIMLVVYDDASDQRSLSLDDTSSTEESPDETRLSLETTNDLTPYIGQRFSTHDAAYEYYSEFAKRCGFSIRRHRTEGKVGVGKGITRRYFVCHRAGNTPIKNSSESKPQRNRKSSRCGCQAYMRISKTTELGALEWRVTGFANHHNHELLEPNQVRFLPAYRTISESDKSRILMFAKTGISVQQMMRLMELEKCVEPGCLPFTEKDVRNLLQSFRKLDPEEESIDLLRMCRSIKEKDPNFKFEYTLDSNHRLENIAWSYASSVQAYESFGDAVVFDTTHRLTAFDMPLGIWVGINNYGMPCFFGCVLLREESLRSFSWALKAFLSFMYGKAPQTILTDQNVFLKEAISMEMPTAKHALCIWMIVAKFPSWFNAVLGERYNEWKSEFYRIYNLESIEDFELGWRDLVNSFGLHSNRHIVNLYGLRSLWALPFLRSHFFAGMTAIGQSKSINAFIQRFLSAQTRLAHFVEQVAVAVDFKDQAGEQQTMQQNLQNICLKTGAPMESHAASILTPHAFSKLQEQLVLAAHYASFQMEDGFLVRHHTKADGGRKVYWVPREGIISCSCHHFEFSGILCRHALRVLSTGNCFQIPDRYIPARWRRISMPSAKLLQSSPNEHAERIQLLQNIVSTLVTESAKSRERLDIATEQVSILLSRIREEPVSLQSTREICSTHRNI, encoded by the exons ATGATGTCTGAAGACGCTGGACTTAGGAATGACAATATAATGTTAGTGGTTTATGATGATGCTTCGGATCAACGATCTTTGTCTTTGGATGATACCAGCAGCACTGAGGAATCGCCTGATGAGACCAGGCTTTCATTGGAGACCACAAATGATCTAACTCCATATATTGGACAAAGATTTTCTACTCATGATGCAGCTTATGAATACTACAGTGAATTTGCTAAGAGATGTGGATTCTCAATCCGGAGGCACCGCACAGAGGGAAAAGTTGGGGTAGGAAAAGGAATTACAAGACGCTACTTTGTATGTCACCGGGCTGGAAACACCCCCATCAAAAACTCCAGTGAGAGTAAACCTCAAAGGAACAGAAAGTCCTCCCGATGCGGATGCCAAGCTTACATGCGGATAAGCAAGACAACAGAATTAGGAGCACTGGAATGGCGTGTCACAGGTTTTGCAAACCACCATAATCATGAACTCTTGGAACCAAACCAAGTTCGTTTTCTTCCTGCTTACCGAACTATTTCTGAGTCTGATAAGAGCCGGATACTTATGTTTGCCAAGACAGGAATTTCGGTGCAGCAAATGATGAGGCTCATGGAGCTGGAGAAGTGTGTGGAACCGGGGTGTTTACCATTCACTGAAAAGGATGTTAGGAATTTACTCCAGTCatttaggaaattagatccaGAAGAGGAGAGTATTGACTTGTTAAGAATGTGCAGAAGTATCAAGGAGAAAGATCCCAACTTCAAATTTGAGTACACCCTCGACTCAAACCACAGATTAGAGAATATTGCATGGTCATACGCATCATCAGTCCAGGCATATGAGTCATTTGGTGATGCCGTGGTGTTTGATACTACTCACCGCTTAACTGCATTTGACATGCCACTTGGGATATGGGTTGGAATAAACAATTATGGTATGCCTTGTTTTTTCGGCTGTGTGCTTCTACGAGAGGAAAGTTTAAGGTCGTTTTCGTGGGCGTTAAAG GCATTCCTGAGCTTCATGTATGGGAAGGCACCACAGACAATATTAACTGACCAAAATGTGTTTCTGAAAGAAGCAATAAGCATGGAAATGCCAACTGCTAAGCATGCACTATGCATATGGATGATAGTGGCAAAGTTTCCCTCCTGGTTCAATGCTGTTTTGGGTGAACGTTACAATGAGTGGAAGAGTGAGTTTTACCGCATATACAATTTGGAGTCCATAGAGGATTTTGAGTTAGGATGGAGGGACTTGGTAAATTCTTTTGGGCTTCACTCTAACAGGCACATAGTCAACTTGTATGGCCTACGTTCGTTATGGGCATTACCGTTCTTGAGAAGCCATTTCTTTGCGGGAATGACTGCAATTGGGCAGTCAAAGTCGATTAATGCATTCATCCAACGATTTTTGAGTGCACAGACCCGACTTGCGCACTTTGTTGAACAA GTGGCTGTTGCTGTGGATTTTAAAGATCAAGCTGGAGAACAACAAACAATGCAACAGAATCTCCAAAATATTTGCCTTAAAACAGGAGCGCCCATGGAATCCCATGCTGCCTCAATCCTTACACCTCATGCTTTCTCTAAGCTTCAAGAACAACTTGTTTTGGCTGCCCACTACGCATCTTTTCAGATGGAAGATGGTTTTCTTGTGCGACACCACACAAAAGCTGATGGAGGTCGTAAAGTGTATTGGGTTCCTCGGGAAGGCATCATAAGTTGCAGTTGCCATCACTTTGAGTTCTCTGGAATTCTCTGTCGGCATGCTCTTCGAGTTCTATCCACAGGAAATTGCTTTCAGATCCCTGATAGATACATTCCTGCACGATGGCGCCGGATCAGCATGCCTTCTGCAAAACTCCTTCAGAGTTCCCCAAATGAACATGCGGAAAGAATACAGTTATTGCAGAATATAGTCTCAACTCTTGTAACAGAATCTGCCAAGTCTAGGGAGAGACTAGATATAGCAACTGAGCAAGTCTCCATTCTCTTATCTCGTATACGAGAGGAGCCTGTTTCGTTGCAAAGTACAAGAGAGATTTGTTCTACGCATAGGAATATTTGA